One segment of Takifugu rubripes chromosome 5, fTakRub1.2, whole genome shotgun sequence DNA contains the following:
- the armc5 gene encoding armadillo repeat-containing protein 5, translating into MAASPVQGGREGHSPAPENSLTWCLAHLSKPRQVAESHGQGKAEQGGGREMDKKSRISQWRALVAIRTHHIKGDKAGIARFRTQGGLRPLLDLLKHPDCSRKVLDLALSILGNCCTELETRTEVRKMGGITILVEILKRNVALETVLNRTARALGNLAMDADGSALIHSAGGVSLLLICLSLSSGPSSPTGAPKDTSSKLECAQSAARALLYLADTPSNRLSLLTQGTLYALAPLIAPEYPQPLRKAALRTLHELTRGCTVECAREVSRSGVLNQLGVMASGESGRLFEELAMKTLANMCFQGSLRPLVGSLGVIPKFTEEVKRDPLKSGVFLKALCLCCKEAVNRAKVKESGGLEVLIGFLAAHQSHPFSRLAIFACVDFVFDEAAMEQLQELGLVPLLVARLVELTRGEEQSPEKMDVHTSSCMSPVELLASPCYESFDFPPPEGCKKEEAGREQSLCSSSFLSLRSWLLSEGLISSEGDLLDSSGVEGDWGSLHIPSSSSPLASSPHHDSSSCFTSCSPTNPSACSSSKKETQLSPASATQPQAPVKMADRSPCSSQPPGVLTPQTCQVQTTRTPVSPSKFSSPHRRRQRGHSATSLTKVTLDAPPSVPRSTGYHHPYHPEPWTPESPILLLLSRFSHATDPSAALVSAGITAGLLCYLTQHRDPSSRCLRMLCRLSCNPNCLEALVRTGSVALIHHHLCQREGGPDAEEKQTDRVRAKVKQLGFSLLNNLRVQCESGYGSGVLAHVMLSGSNSDKMNCALSLPFVSSNKSLLKKLLLDSGGLLLALQPLGCCNEGVDGGKVLSDWFNLPLTGQISQLHSLYFSLLFECLSTLTSGIKTEFGAKDADGAMTPPVAQADRFSPPPFKKPRLADECPYSASDFDLLLKLDDGTLVPANREAVAGAEASERAGSEYFRGLLRGGFGEALAKTEEAIPIKGVSTGMLLPVLHYLHGCGFTRGRGDGEKGGRCQVLGALVLKGLGHPSTEDPVFQTTPLGEMMVGACRFLVAELQRELEDLCVSLLLSRSNQAARKDNVKNLVYKPAKENLESTEENLVSRTSELELTGDETDVPGRRKGEDGLQHQGDGNKGGLDGKVAQASRGEPSLDHKTIQNIPASKSEDAPVLNEPPGPDNEELTLKPKFLKSAARDALSESTLAALLPQIYWFSQLYSYPALGRACLALLLGCQGHPQLFPSSSVAGECLRTLAREGGCTETLKRDLLSLATAAVSGPEKRSS; encoded by the exons ATGGCTGCATCACCTGTGCAAGGTGGAAGAGAAGGACACTCACCAGCTCCAGAGAATTCTTTGACTTGGTGTTTGGCTCACCTCTCCAAACCTAGACAAGTGGCTGAGAGTCATGGACAAGGCAAAGCTGAACAGGGTGGTGGCAGAGAAATGGACAAGAAGTCCAGAATCTCTCAGTGGAGAGCCCTGGTTGCAATTCGGACACATCACATCAAGGGTGATAAGGCTGGCATAGCTAGGTTCAGAACTCAAGGTGGTCTCCGGCCTCTGTTGGATCTGCTCAAACACCCAGATTGCTCAAGGAAAGTTTTAGACCTGGCACTAAGTATCCTGGGGAACTGCTGCACTGAGCTGGAAACGCGAACAGAG GTTCGCAAAATGGGTGGAATAACCATACTGG TGGAGATCCTGAAGAGAAACGTGGCGCTGGAGACGGTCCTGAACCGGACAGCCAGGGCTTTGGGAAACCTGGCCATGGATGCGGACGGCTCCGCGCTCATCCACTCTGCTG gTGGCGTTTCCCTTCTACTCATTTGTCTTTCGCTCTCTTCCGGACCATCTTCTCCAACTGGTGCACCCAAAGACACCAGTTCCAAACTGGAATGTGCTCAATCAGCTGCACGCGCCCTCCTGTACCTGGCAGATACGCCCTCCAACAGACTTTCCTTGCTCACCCAGGGGACCTTATATGCTCTGGCCCCGCTCATCGCGCCAGAGTATCCCCAGCCTCTGAGGAAGGCGGCGCTCAGGACCCTGCACGAGCTGACGCGAGGCTGCACCGTAGAATGTGCCCGGGAGGTCTCTCGTTCCGGAGTCCTCAACCAGCTCGGTGTCATGGCGTCGGGGGAATCCGGAAGGCTGTTTGAGGAACTGGCCATGAAAACCTTGGCGAACATGTGCTTCCAAGGCAGCTTGCGCCCTCTTGTGGGGTCACTGGGGGTCATTCCGAAGTTTACGGAGGAGGTCAAAAGGGATCCTCTGAAGTCTGGGGTTTTTCTCAAGGCCCTGTGCCTCTGCTGCAAGGAGGCTGTCAACCGTGCCAAAGTCAAGGAGAGCGGCGGGTTGGAGGTGTTGATCGGCTTCTTGGCAGCGCATCAGAGCCACCCCTTCTCCCGCCTCGCCATTTTTGCCTGTGTGGACTTTGTCTTTGATGAAGCTGCTATGGAGCAGTTGCAGGAATTAGGGCTGGTCCCTCTGCTTGTTGCACGACTGGTTGAACTCACCAGAGGTGAGGAACAATCTCCCGAGAAGATGGACGTGCACACATCCTCCTGCATGTCCCCGGTCGAGCTGCTGGCCTCGCCGTGCTATGAATCCTTTGATTTCCCTCCTCCTGAGGGCTGCAAGAAGGAAGAGGCTGGGAGGGAGCAAAGTCTGTGCTCCTCAAGCTTCCTGAGTCTTCG GTCCTGGTTGTTGTCGGAGGGATTGATCTCCTCTGAGGGGGACCTGTTGGATTCCTCGGGGGTTGAAGGGGATTGGGGGAGTCTTCACATcccctcatcttcatctcccCTTGCCTCCTCCCCACACCACgactcttcttcctgttttactTCCTGTTCCCCAACCAATCCCAGTGCCTGTTCTTCCTCAAAAAAAGAGACCCAGCTTTCTCCTGCATCTGCAACCCAGCCACAGGCGCCGGTAAAAATGGCCGATAGGTCTCCGTGTAGCTCTCAGCCTCCCGGGGTTCTCACGCCACAGACCTGCCAAGTTCAAACAACCCGGACGCCAGTTTCGCCATCCAAGTTTTCATCTCCTCACAGAAGAAGGCAGCGCGGACATTCGGCTACTTCCTTGACCAAAGTCACTCTGGACGCCCCTCCGTCTGTCCCACGTTCGACGGGTTACCATCACCCGTACCACCCAGAACCGTGGACGCCCGAGTCGccgatcctgctgctgctatcTCGCTTCTCCCACGCCACTGACCCCAGCGCCGCTCTGGTCAGCGCGGGCATCACGGCAGGCCTGCTGTGCTACCTCACCCAGCACCGAGACCCCAGCAGCCGGTGCCTCCGCATGCTCTGCCGGCTCAGCTGCAACCCGAACTGTTTGGAAGCGCTGGTGCGAACGGGCTCGGTCGCCCTGATTCACCATCATCTCtgccagagagagggaggacctGATGCGGAGGAGAAGCAGACGGATCGCGTGAGGGCCAAGGTCAAACAACTCG GATTCTCCCTCCTCAACAACCTGCGGGTCCAGTGTGAGTCTGGATATGGCTCCGGTGTCCTGGCTCATGTCATGCTGTCGGGCTCAAACTCAGACAAGATGAACTGCGCGCTGTCGCTGCCCTTcgtcagcag CAACAAGTCGCTGCTGAAGAAGCTTCTCCTGGACAGCGGCGGCCTCCTGCTGGCGCTGCAGCCGCTGGGCTGCTGCAACGAGGGTGTGGATGGAGGAAAGGTGCTTTCTGATTGGTTTAATTTGCCCCTGACTGGCCAGATCTCTCAGCTGCACTCGCTGTACTTCTCGCTGCTGTTTGAGTGCTTGTCCACCCTGACGAGCGGCATCAAAACTGAGTTTGGTGCCAAAGATGCAGACGGAGCAATGACGCCACCCGTGGCTCAAGCTGACAGATTTTCACCCCCTCCCTTTAAAAAACCTCGTCTGGCTGACGAATGTCCCTATAGCGCGTCAGACTTTGACCTTCTGTTAAAACTGGACGACGGGACGCTGGTCCCAGCCAACAGGGAGGCTGTGGCCGGGGCGGAAGCATCAGAGCGGGCCGGCTCTGAATACTTCAGGGGTCTGCTGAGAGGTGGGTTTGGAGAAGCTCTGGCTAAAACTGAAGAAGCCATCCCCATTAAAGGCGTGAGCACAGGCATGTTGCTGCCTGTGCTGCATTATCTCCACGGCTGTGGCTTCACAAGGGGGCGCGGGGACGGGGAAAAGGGAGGACGCTGTCAGGTTTTGGGTGCCCTGGTCCTCAAAGGTCTGGGTCATCCTTCCACAGAAGACCCTGTCTTCCAAACAACACCCTTAGGTGAGATGATGGTGGGGGCGTGCAGGTTTTTAGTGGCcgagctgcagagggagctggaggacctgtgcgtgtctctgctgctgtcccGCTCCAACCAGGCTGCCAGGAAGGACAATGTGAAGAATCTTGTATACAAACCTGCCAAAGAGAACCTGGAGTCCACTGAGGAGAACCTGGTCAGTCGAACATCAGAGTTAGAACTGACTGGTGACGAGACAGACGTACcagggaggagaaagggagaggacGGCCTCCAGCACCAGGGAGATGGAAATAAAGGCGGTCTCGATGGAAAGGTTGCACAGGCAAGCAGAGGAGAACCAAGTTTGGATCACAAGACAATCCAAAACATTCCAGCTTCTAAATCAGAAGATGCACCGGTGCTGAATGAGCCACCCGGTCCAGATAACGAGGAGCTGACGCTGAAGCCAAAGTTTCTGAAGTCAGCAGCTCGGGACGCCCTCTCCGAATCCACCCTCGCCGCTCTCCTCCCCCAGATTTACTGGTTTTCTCAGCTCTACAGCTACCCAGCGCTGGGCCGGGCCTGCCTGGCCCTGCTGCTGGGGTGTCAGGGCCACCCTCagctcttcccctcctcctcggTGGCTGGAGAGTGTCTTCGCACACTCGCCAGAGAGGGCGGCTGCACGGAGACCCTGAAAAGGGACCTGCTGAGTCTGGCCACAGCCGCTGTGTCGGGCCCGGAGAAAAGGTCGTCCTAG